The following proteins are encoded in a genomic region of Fusarium oxysporum f. sp. lycopersici 4287 chromosome 1, whole genome shotgun sequence:
- a CDS encoding ubiquitin conjugation factor E4 B, whose protein sequence is MDPNEQPSWAGGDAPDKEKMEQIRARRLAKLGTSTPVSAKSDENKAPDSESSNPSRTSTPKPQPQPQPASAESRPKINVTSAAPPASSSPNPFDKLGVKAEPSSSTGTSSMNRKRLASEIDDVVPADRPSPKPSTTQPESDESYADRTLSQIFRITVDPHNMVNSSGQRLTFLPNLNEELNESGEPLKLSVNTLDQALMEAASSYPHDKPLMNYFLPCWKRAVKASLQFKGTEGPKFEVHEEAKRLCMSGCLFALSMPDLYGRSPNPKHDTLMPYLLKGVQDENGLCFNFIQEAIKRFDDDEAFPALFNDAMVQISSKLGTISMDQDYKPYIQAMLTYTRFPPLIVNLAKHPTFTMAQSAAGIEKHTLLGPFFRISPLQNEVIKSYFPGARGLDKGRIANSQDALRMVLRTHQDDLFAITNAFIRAGQETRSRTLDWFAYIMNSNHKRRALQVDPREVASNGFMINVTTILDRFCEPFMDMDFSKVNKIDDNYFRKQPRINISDETKLNADQSYADSFYANKIPGETNFISEAFFLTLAAHHYGSEACNSQLKNLDRDIKYLEKRVKIMEADRIKFVNNPVQLQQYDKAVQRHVDALEKSIAVKLSIEGVLLDERMQSTSLRFMRIVAVWLLRLVTRSEYKPGQESKEIQLPLPAEKSDVFSCLPEYTLQNIVDNFKFIFRWLPKILPSAVGDEMIALCVTFLRSTEYIKNPYLKSSLVSLLFSATWPLMHLKRGVLGDQLVGSQFANDHLLKGLMKFYIECESTGADSAFYDKFNIRYEIFQVIKCVWVNDHYKRQLTRESRVNKQFFVQFVNMLLNDATYVLDEALTKFPKIRAIEKELEDPSIPQEDRQKKEEEMQQLANQATSFMQLANETLEMMKLFTEAMSEAFTMPEIVSRLASMLNYNLETLAGKKAAAELSVSNRDKYHFRPIQIISDIVDIYLNLGNSPVFIDAVAADGRSYKPEVLERVSRILISKHQKDPADVARWDKLRVKFVDAKTLLDQAELDLGDIPAEFEDPIMGDLMKDPVLLPSKHIVDRSTIVQHLLSDPKDPFTRQAMTIDDAIPQTELKERIEQWREERVQAAKDKLKSDVMDTTEG, encoded by the exons ATGGACCCCAACGAGCAACCCTCATGGGCTGGAGGCGATGCCCCagacaaggagaagatggaacAG ATCCGCGCGAGACGTCTCGCCAAGCTAGGGACATCAACGCCTGTGTCTGCCAAGTCAGATGAGAACAAGGCTCCCGATTCCGAATCGTCGAACCCCTCGCGCACGTCAACGCCGaagccgcagccgcagccgcagcccGCATCCGCTGAATCACGGCCCAAGATCAACGTCACTTCCGCCGCTCCGCCGGCATCTTCCAGCCCGAACCCCTTCGACAAGCTAGGGGTGAAGGCGGAGCCGTCGAGTTCAACAGGTACTTCCTCTATGAATCGTAAAAGACTGGCATCTGAGATTGACGACGTCGTTCCAGCGGATCGACCCTCCCCCAAGCCATCCACCACTCAACCCGAGTCCGACGAGTCCTATGCCGACCGAACATTGTCACAGATCTTCCGCATCACTGTGGACCCGCATAACATGGTCAACAGCAGTGGCCAACGGCTGACATTCCTCCCGAACCTAAACGAAGAACTGAACGAGTCCGGGGAGCCTTTGAAGCTGTCCGTGAACACGCTAGATCAAGCGCTTATGGAGGCGGCCAGCAGCTATCCCCATGATAAGCCTCTCATGAACTACTTCTTGCCATGCTGGAAGCGTGCTGTGAAAGCCTCGCTCCAGTTCAAGGGAACAGAGGGTCCAAAGTTCGAGGTGCATGAAGAGGCCAAGCGTTTGTGTATGAGCGGCTGCTTGTTTGCCCTGTCCATGCCGGATCTCTATGG CCGATCACCGAATCCTAAGCATGATACACTCATGCCATACCTCTTGAAGGGCGTGCAGGACGAGAACGGCCTTTGCTTCAACTTCATACAGGAAGCTATCAAGCGAttcgatgacgacgaggctTTCCCTGCTTTGTTCAACGATGCCATGGTTCAAATCAGCAGCAAGCTGGGTACAATCTCTATGGACCAGGATTACAAGCCGTATATCCAGGCCATGTTGACGTACACCAGATTCCCTCCTCTAATCGTGAACCTCGCCAAACACCCAACCTTCACCATGGCTCAGTCAGCTGCTGGAATCGAAAAGCACACCCTCTTGGGTCCGTTCTTCCGCATCTCACCACTTCAGAATGAAGTCATCAAGAGCTATTTCCCTGGGGCTCGTGGTCTTGACAAGGGTAGAATCGCAAACTCACAAGACGCTTTGCGAATGGTGCTGAGGACACACCAAGATGATCTTTTCGCGATCACAAACGCCTTTATCCGCGCCGGCCAGGAGACCAGATCTCGAACCCTGGACTGGTTCGCCTACATCATGAACTCAAATCACAAGAGGAGGGCACTACAAGTTGACCCTAGAGAGGTTGCTTCCAACGGATTTATGATTAACGTGACCACGATTCTAGACCGATTTTGCGAACCCTTCATGGATATGGATTTCAGCAAAGTAAACAAGATCGATGACAACTATTTCCGAAAGCAACCACGGATAAATATCAGCGATGAGACAAAGCTGAACGCAGACCAGTCATACGCGGATTCTTTCTATGCGAACAAGATCCCTGGTGAAACCAACTTCATCTCGGAGGCTTTCTTCTTGACCCTAGCAGCGCATCACTATGGAAGTGAAGCCTGCAACTCCCAACTGAAGAATTTGGACAGGGATATAAAGtatctggagaagagagtcAAGATTATGGAGGCAGATCGTATCAAGTTCGTGAACAATCCTGTCCAACTTCAACAATATGACAAGGCTGTTCAGAGGCACGTCGATGCTCTCGAGAAGAGCATTGCTGTCAAGCTTTCCATCGAAGGTGTCCTGCTTGATGAACGGATGCAGAGCACTTCATTGCGTTTCATGCGCATTGTGGCTGTGTGGTTGCTTCGTTTGGTGACTCGATCAGAGTACAAGCCTGGTCAAGAGTCGAAGGAGATACA ACTCCCCCTTCCTGCGGAGAAGTCAGATGTATTCTCATGTCTTCCAGAGTATACGCTACAGAATATCGTGGACAATTTTAAGTTCATATTTAG GTGGCTACCTAAGATTCTCCCCAGCGCTGTTGGCGATGAAATGATTGCGCTTTGCGTAACATTTCTCCGCTCAACTGAGTACATCAAGAACCCGTACCTCAAGTCCTCATTGGTCTCACTGCTCTTCTCGGCGACTTGGCCATTGATGCATCTCAAGCGAGGTGTTCTGGGCGATCAGCTTGTTGGCAGCCAGTTTGCCAATGATCATCTTCTCAAGGGCTTGATGAAATTTTACATCGAGTGCGAGTCAACGGGCGCGGATTCTGCTTTCTATGACAAGTTCAACATTCGATACGAGATCTTCCAAGTGATCAAATGTGTTTGGGTCAACGACCACTACAAGCGACAATTGACACGGGAGAGTCG AGTCAACAAGCAGTTCTTTGTTCAATTTGTCAACATGTTGTTGAACGATGCTACTTATGTCTTGGATGAAGCTTTAACCAAGTTCCCCAAGATTCGTGCTATTGAGAAGGAACTTGAAGATCCGTCAATACCACAAGAGGATcgccagaagaaggaggaggagatgcaACAGCTGGCTAACCAGGCCACGTCTTTCATGCAGTTGGCCAACGAGACgcttgagatgatgaagctttTCACAGAGGCTATGAGTGAAGCCTTCACTATGCCCGAAATTGTGTCTCGTCTGGCAAGCATGCTCAACTACAACCTGGAGACGTTAGCAGGAAAGAAGGCGGCTGCCGAGCTCAGTGTCTCTAACAGAGACAAGTACCACTTCCGCCCTATCCAGATCATTTCAGACATTGTCGACATCTATCTCAACCTCGGCAACTCACCAGTCTTCATTGACGCCGTTGCTGCAGATGGTCGATCTTACAAGCCTGAAGTGCTGGAGCGCGTTTCACGcattctcatctccaagcaCCAGAAGGATCCTGCCGATGTTGCTCGCTGGGACAAGCTCAGGGTGAAGTTTGTCGACGCCAAGACACTCCTCGACCAAGCGGAACTCGACCTGGGTGACATCCCTGCCGAGTTTGAGGACCCCATCATGGGTGATCTCATGAAAGATCCTGTCTTGCTACCCAGTAAGCATATTGTTGACCGATCAACCATTGTCCAGCATCTCCTAAGCGATCCTAAGGATCCTTTCACAAGACAAGCCATGACTATCGATGATGCAATTCCACAAACGGAACTAAAGGAGAGGATTGAGCAGTGGCGAGAGGAGCGGGTGCAAGCTGCCAAGGACAAGTTGAAGAGCGATGTCATGGATACCACAGAGGGTTAA
- a CDS encoding ubiquitin conjugation factor E4 B yields MDPNEQPSWAGGDAPDKEKMEQIRARRLAKLGTSTPVSAKSDENKAPDSESSNPSRTSTPKPQPQPQPASAESRPKINVTSAAPPASSSPNPFDKLGVKAEPSSSTADRPSPKPSTTQPESDESYADRTLSQIFRITVDPHNMVNSSGQRLTFLPNLNEELNESGEPLKLSVNTLDQALMEAASSYPHDKPLMNYFLPCWKRAVKASLQFKGTEGPKFEVHEEAKRLCMSGCLFALSMPDLYGRSPNPKHDTLMPYLLKGVQDENGLCFNFIQEAIKRFDDDEAFPALFNDAMVQISSKLGTISMDQDYKPYIQAMLTYTRFPPLIVNLAKHPTFTMAQSAAGIEKHTLLGPFFRISPLQNEVIKSYFPGARGLDKGRIANSQDALRMVLRTHQDDLFAITNAFIRAGQETRSRTLDWFAYIMNSNHKRRALQVDPREVASNGFMINVTTILDRFCEPFMDMDFSKVNKIDDNYFRKQPRINISDETKLNADQSYADSFYANKIPGETNFISEAFFLTLAAHHYGSEACNSQLKNLDRDIKYLEKRVKIMEADRIKFVNNPVQLQQYDKAVQRHVDALEKSIAVKLSIEGVLLDERMQSTSLRFMRIVAVWLLRLVTRSEYKPGQESKEIQLPLPAEKSDVFSCLPEYTLQNIVDNFKFIFRWLPKILPSAVGDEMIALCVTFLRSTEYIKNPYLKSSLVSLLFSATWPLMHLKRGVLGDQLVGSQFANDHLLKGLMKFYIECESTGADSAFYDKFNIRYEIFQVIKCVWVNDHYKRQLTRESRVNKQFFVQFVNMLLNDATYVLDEALTKFPKIRAIEKELEDPSIPQEDRQKKEEEMQQLANQATSFMQLANETLEMMKLFTEAMSEAFTMPEIVSRLASMLNYNLETLAGKKAAAELSVSNRDKYHFRPIQIISDIVDIYLNLGNSPVFIDAVAADGRSYKPEVLERVSRILISKHQKDPADVARWDKLRVKFVDAKTLLDQAELDLGDIPAEFEDPIMGDLMKDPVLLPSKHIVDRSTIVQHLLSDPKDPFTRQAMTIDDAIPQTELKERIEQWREERVQAAKDKLKSDVMDTTEG; encoded by the exons ATGGACCCCAACGAGCAACCCTCATGGGCTGGAGGCGATGCCCCagacaaggagaagatggaacAG ATCCGCGCGAGACGTCTCGCCAAGCTAGGGACATCAACGCCTGTGTCTGCCAAGTCAGATGAGAACAAGGCTCCCGATTCCGAATCGTCGAACCCCTCGCGCACGTCAACGCCGaagccgcagccgcagccgcagcccGCATCCGCTGAATCACGGCCCAAGATCAACGTCACTTCCGCCGCTCCGCCGGCATCTTCCAGCCCGAACCCCTTCGACAAGCTAGGGGTGAAGGCGGAGCCGTCGAGTTCAACAG CGGATCGACCCTCCCCCAAGCCATCCACCACTCAACCCGAGTCCGACGAGTCCTATGCCGACCGAACATTGTCACAGATCTTCCGCATCACTGTGGACCCGCATAACATGGTCAACAGCAGTGGCCAACGGCTGACATTCCTCCCGAACCTAAACGAAGAACTGAACGAGTCCGGGGAGCCTTTGAAGCTGTCCGTGAACACGCTAGATCAAGCGCTTATGGAGGCGGCCAGCAGCTATCCCCATGATAAGCCTCTCATGAACTACTTCTTGCCATGCTGGAAGCGTGCTGTGAAAGCCTCGCTCCAGTTCAAGGGAACAGAGGGTCCAAAGTTCGAGGTGCATGAAGAGGCCAAGCGTTTGTGTATGAGCGGCTGCTTGTTTGCCCTGTCCATGCCGGATCTCTATGG CCGATCACCGAATCCTAAGCATGATACACTCATGCCATACCTCTTGAAGGGCGTGCAGGACGAGAACGGCCTTTGCTTCAACTTCATACAGGAAGCTATCAAGCGAttcgatgacgacgaggctTTCCCTGCTTTGTTCAACGATGCCATGGTTCAAATCAGCAGCAAGCTGGGTACAATCTCTATGGACCAGGATTACAAGCCGTATATCCAGGCCATGTTGACGTACACCAGATTCCCTCCTCTAATCGTGAACCTCGCCAAACACCCAACCTTCACCATGGCTCAGTCAGCTGCTGGAATCGAAAAGCACACCCTCTTGGGTCCGTTCTTCCGCATCTCACCACTTCAGAATGAAGTCATCAAGAGCTATTTCCCTGGGGCTCGTGGTCTTGACAAGGGTAGAATCGCAAACTCACAAGACGCTTTGCGAATGGTGCTGAGGACACACCAAGATGATCTTTTCGCGATCACAAACGCCTTTATCCGCGCCGGCCAGGAGACCAGATCTCGAACCCTGGACTGGTTCGCCTACATCATGAACTCAAATCACAAGAGGAGGGCACTACAAGTTGACCCTAGAGAGGTTGCTTCCAACGGATTTATGATTAACGTGACCACGATTCTAGACCGATTTTGCGAACCCTTCATGGATATGGATTTCAGCAAAGTAAACAAGATCGATGACAACTATTTCCGAAAGCAACCACGGATAAATATCAGCGATGAGACAAAGCTGAACGCAGACCAGTCATACGCGGATTCTTTCTATGCGAACAAGATCCCTGGTGAAACCAACTTCATCTCGGAGGCTTTCTTCTTGACCCTAGCAGCGCATCACTATGGAAGTGAAGCCTGCAACTCCCAACTGAAGAATTTGGACAGGGATATAAAGtatctggagaagagagtcAAGATTATGGAGGCAGATCGTATCAAGTTCGTGAACAATCCTGTCCAACTTCAACAATATGACAAGGCTGTTCAGAGGCACGTCGATGCTCTCGAGAAGAGCATTGCTGTCAAGCTTTCCATCGAAGGTGTCCTGCTTGATGAACGGATGCAGAGCACTTCATTGCGTTTCATGCGCATTGTGGCTGTGTGGTTGCTTCGTTTGGTGACTCGATCAGAGTACAAGCCTGGTCAAGAGTCGAAGGAGATACA ACTCCCCCTTCCTGCGGAGAAGTCAGATGTATTCTCATGTCTTCCAGAGTATACGCTACAGAATATCGTGGACAATTTTAAGTTCATATTTAG GTGGCTACCTAAGATTCTCCCCAGCGCTGTTGGCGATGAAATGATTGCGCTTTGCGTAACATTTCTCCGCTCAACTGAGTACATCAAGAACCCGTACCTCAAGTCCTCATTGGTCTCACTGCTCTTCTCGGCGACTTGGCCATTGATGCATCTCAAGCGAGGTGTTCTGGGCGATCAGCTTGTTGGCAGCCAGTTTGCCAATGATCATCTTCTCAAGGGCTTGATGAAATTTTACATCGAGTGCGAGTCAACGGGCGCGGATTCTGCTTTCTATGACAAGTTCAACATTCGATACGAGATCTTCCAAGTGATCAAATGTGTTTGGGTCAACGACCACTACAAGCGACAATTGACACGGGAGAGTCG AGTCAACAAGCAGTTCTTTGTTCAATTTGTCAACATGTTGTTGAACGATGCTACTTATGTCTTGGATGAAGCTTTAACCAAGTTCCCCAAGATTCGTGCTATTGAGAAGGAACTTGAAGATCCGTCAATACCACAAGAGGATcgccagaagaaggaggaggagatgcaACAGCTGGCTAACCAGGCCACGTCTTTCATGCAGTTGGCCAACGAGACgcttgagatgatgaagctttTCACAGAGGCTATGAGTGAAGCCTTCACTATGCCCGAAATTGTGTCTCGTCTGGCAAGCATGCTCAACTACAACCTGGAGACGTTAGCAGGAAAGAAGGCGGCTGCCGAGCTCAGTGTCTCTAACAGAGACAAGTACCACTTCCGCCCTATCCAGATCATTTCAGACATTGTCGACATCTATCTCAACCTCGGCAACTCACCAGTCTTCATTGACGCCGTTGCTGCAGATGGTCGATCTTACAAGCCTGAAGTGCTGGAGCGCGTTTCACGcattctcatctccaagcaCCAGAAGGATCCTGCCGATGTTGCTCGCTGGGACAAGCTCAGGGTGAAGTTTGTCGACGCCAAGACACTCCTCGACCAAGCGGAACTCGACCTGGGTGACATCCCTGCCGAGTTTGAGGACCCCATCATGGGTGATCTCATGAAAGATCCTGTCTTGCTACCCAGTAAGCATATTGTTGACCGATCAACCATTGTCCAGCATCTCCTAAGCGATCCTAAGGATCCTTTCACAAGACAAGCCATGACTATCGATGATGCAATTCCACAAACGGAACTAAAGGAGAGGATTGAGCAGTGGCGAGAGGAGCGGGTGCAAGCTGCCAAGGACAAGTTGAAGAGCGATGTCATGGATACCACAGAGGGTTAA
- a CDS encoding ubiquitin conjugation factor E4 B, whose protein sequence is MPYLLKGVQDENGLCFNFIQEAIKRFDDDEAFPALFNDAMVQISSKLGTISMDQDYKPYIQAMLTYTRFPPLIVNLAKHPTFTMAQSAAGIEKHTLLGPFFRISPLQNEVIKSYFPGARGLDKGRIANSQDALRMVLRTHQDDLFAITNAFIRAGQETRSRTLDWFAYIMNSNHKRRALQVDPREVASNGFMINVTTILDRFCEPFMDMDFSKVNKIDDNYFRKQPRINISDETKLNADQSYADSFYANKIPGETNFISEAFFLTLAAHHYGSEACNSQLKNLDRDIKYLEKRVKIMEADRIKFVNNPVQLQQYDKAVQRHVDALEKSIAVKLSIEGVLLDERMQSTSLRFMRIVAVWLLRLVTRSEYKPGQESKEIQLPLPAEKSDVFSCLPEYTLQNIVDNFKFIFRWLPKILPSAVGDEMIALCVTFLRSTEYIKNPYLKSSLVSLLFSATWPLMHLKRGVLGDQLVGSQFANDHLLKGLMKFYIECESTGADSAFYDKFNIRYEIFQVIKCVWVNDHYKRQLTRESRVNKQFFVQFVNMLLNDATYVLDEALTKFPKIRAIEKELEDPSIPQEDRQKKEEEMQQLANQATSFMQLANETLEMMKLFTEAMSEAFTMPEIVSRLASMLNYNLETLAGKKAAAELSVSNRDKYHFRPIQIISDIVDIYLNLGNSPVFIDAVAADGRSYKPEVLERVSRILISKHQKDPADVARWDKLRVKFVDAKTLLDQAELDLGDIPAEFEDPIMGDLMKDPVLLPSKHIVDRSTIVQHLLSDPKDPFTRQAMTIDDAIPQTELKERIEQWREERVQAAKDKLKSDVMDTTEG, encoded by the exons ATGCCATACCTCTTGAAGGGCGTGCAGGACGAGAACGGCCTTTGCTTCAACTTCATACAGGAAGCTATCAAGCGAttcgatgacgacgaggctTTCCCTGCTTTGTTCAACGATGCCATGGTTCAAATCAGCAGCAAGCTGGGTACAATCTCTATGGACCAGGATTACAAGCCGTATATCCAGGCCATGTTGACGTACACCAGATTCCCTCCTCTAATCGTGAACCTCGCCAAACACCCAACCTTCACCATGGCTCAGTCAGCTGCTGGAATCGAAAAGCACACCCTCTTGGGTCCGTTCTTCCGCATCTCACCACTTCAGAATGAAGTCATCAAGAGCTATTTCCCTGGGGCTCGTGGTCTTGACAAGGGTAGAATCGCAAACTCACAAGACGCTTTGCGAATGGTGCTGAGGACACACCAAGATGATCTTTTCGCGATCACAAACGCCTTTATCCGCGCCGGCCAGGAGACCAGATCTCGAACCCTGGACTGGTTCGCCTACATCATGAACTCAAATCACAAGAGGAGGGCACTACAAGTTGACCCTAGAGAGGTTGCTTCCAACGGATTTATGATTAACGTGACCACGATTCTAGACCGATTTTGCGAACCCTTCATGGATATGGATTTCAGCAAAGTAAACAAGATCGATGACAACTATTTCCGAAAGCAACCACGGATAAATATCAGCGATGAGACAAAGCTGAACGCAGACCAGTCATACGCGGATTCTTTCTATGCGAACAAGATCCCTGGTGAAACCAACTTCATCTCGGAGGCTTTCTTCTTGACCCTAGCAGCGCATCACTATGGAAGTGAAGCCTGCAACTCCCAACTGAAGAATTTGGACAGGGATATAAAGtatctggagaagagagtcAAGATTATGGAGGCAGATCGTATCAAGTTCGTGAACAATCCTGTCCAACTTCAACAATATGACAAGGCTGTTCAGAGGCACGTCGATGCTCTCGAGAAGAGCATTGCTGTCAAGCTTTCCATCGAAGGTGTCCTGCTTGATGAACGGATGCAGAGCACTTCATTGCGTTTCATGCGCATTGTGGCTGTGTGGTTGCTTCGTTTGGTGACTCGATCAGAGTACAAGCCTGGTCAAGAGTCGAAGGAGATACA ACTCCCCCTTCCTGCGGAGAAGTCAGATGTATTCTCATGTCTTCCAGAGTATACGCTACAGAATATCGTGGACAATTTTAAGTTCATATTTAG GTGGCTACCTAAGATTCTCCCCAGCGCTGTTGGCGATGAAATGATTGCGCTTTGCGTAACATTTCTCCGCTCAACTGAGTACATCAAGAACCCGTACCTCAAGTCCTCATTGGTCTCACTGCTCTTCTCGGCGACTTGGCCATTGATGCATCTCAAGCGAGGTGTTCTGGGCGATCAGCTTGTTGGCAGCCAGTTTGCCAATGATCATCTTCTCAAGGGCTTGATGAAATTTTACATCGAGTGCGAGTCAACGGGCGCGGATTCTGCTTTCTATGACAAGTTCAACATTCGATACGAGATCTTCCAAGTGATCAAATGTGTTTGGGTCAACGACCACTACAAGCGACAATTGACACGGGAGAGTCG AGTCAACAAGCAGTTCTTTGTTCAATTTGTCAACATGTTGTTGAACGATGCTACTTATGTCTTGGATGAAGCTTTAACCAAGTTCCCCAAGATTCGTGCTATTGAGAAGGAACTTGAAGATCCGTCAATACCACAAGAGGATcgccagaagaaggaggaggagatgcaACAGCTGGCTAACCAGGCCACGTCTTTCATGCAGTTGGCCAACGAGACgcttgagatgatgaagctttTCACAGAGGCTATGAGTGAAGCCTTCACTATGCCCGAAATTGTGTCTCGTCTGGCAAGCATGCTCAACTACAACCTGGAGACGTTAGCAGGAAAGAAGGCGGCTGCCGAGCTCAGTGTCTCTAACAGAGACAAGTACCACTTCCGCCCTATCCAGATCATTTCAGACATTGTCGACATCTATCTCAACCTCGGCAACTCACCAGTCTTCATTGACGCCGTTGCTGCAGATGGTCGATCTTACAAGCCTGAAGTGCTGGAGCGCGTTTCACGcattctcatctccaagcaCCAGAAGGATCCTGCCGATGTTGCTCGCTGGGACAAGCTCAGGGTGAAGTTTGTCGACGCCAAGACACTCCTCGACCAAGCGGAACTCGACCTGGGTGACATCCCTGCCGAGTTTGAGGACCCCATCATGGGTGATCTCATGAAAGATCCTGTCTTGCTACCCAGTAAGCATATTGTTGACCGATCAACCATTGTCCAGCATCTCCTAAGCGATCCTAAGGATCCTTTCACAAGACAAGCCATGACTATCGATGATGCAATTCCACAAACGGAACTAAAGGAGAGGATTGAGCAGTGGCGAGAGGAGCGGGTGCAAGCTGCCAAGGACAAGTTGAAGAGCGATGTCATGGATACCACAGAGGGTTAA
- a CDS encoding adenosine deaminase, which translates to MCNSQFHSFLKALPKVEQHLHIEGTLEPELLFSLAEKNGIKLPEDPVYGSADKLRERYGRFTCLDDFLHYYYLGMSVLITENDFETLAYQYFQRAASEKVRHAEIFFDPQAHTARGVSYDTVVAGLTAAKRRAQKELGITVELIVCILRHLPVPESHALVDTLLDRGHFNDGTLTGFGMVSSEKAFPPELFTEVYARVAKTGTHLTTHAGEEAPPSFITASLEHLKVSRIDHGLAAAQDPELLKRLAANRTLLTFCPWSNVALCNLPELADAPVRKFLDAGVLFSVNSDDPAYFGAYVQEVYCRVQDTFSLSVKDWAWIVRGAVEESWCSDERKQEILKELEQVLEEYKDLKA; encoded by the coding sequence ATGTGCAATTCTCAGTTCCACAGCTTCCTCAAGGCTTTGCCAAAGGTCGAGCAGCATCTCCATATTGAGGGAACTCTTGAGCCTGagcttctcttctctctcgcTGAGAAGAACGGGATCAAATTGCCAGAAGATCCTGTCTATGGGTCGGCTGATAAGTTGCGAGAGCGCTATGGAAGATTCACATGTCTCGATGACTTCCTGCACTACTACTACCTCGGGATGAGCGTGCTTATCACCGAAAACGACTTTGAGACTCTTGCGTACCAGTATTTCCAGCGCGCTGCGAGCGAAAAGGTTCGACATGCTGAGATCTTCTTCGATCCTCAGGCGCACACCGCTCGAGGTGTCAGCTACGACACCGTCGTCGCGGGACTTACAGCCGCCAAGCGTCGTGCTCAGAAGGAGTTGGGTATTACTGTCGAGCTGATTGTCTGTATTCTTCGCCATCTGCCTGTTCCCGAGTCTCATGCTCTTGTCGATACTCTTCTGGACCGCGGCCACTTCAACGATGGCACACTGACAGGCTTTGGCATGGTCTCGAGCGAGAAGGCGTTCCCTCCTGAGCTCTTCACCGAGGTCTATGCCCGTGTTGCAAAGACTGGTACTCATCTCACCACTCACGCCGGCGAAGAAGCACCTCCTTCTTTCATCACTGCCTCACTTGAGCATCTGAAGGTTTCGCGCATCGACCACGGCCTCGCAGCCGCTCAGGACCCCGAACTCCTCAAAAGACTGGCTGCCAACCGCACCCTCTTGACTTTCTGCCCCTGGTCAAACGTAGCTCTCTGCAACCTGCCCGAACTCGCCGACGCCCCTGTGCGCAAGTTCCTCGATGCTGGCGTCCTCTTCAGTGTCAACAGTGACGATCCTGCTTACTTTGGCGCCTACGTCCAGGAAGTCTACTGCCGCGTCCAGGATACCTTCAGCCTCTCCGTTAAGGACTGGGCATGGATCGTCCGCGGTGCCGTTGAGGAAAGCTGGTGCTCTGATGAGCGCAAGCAGGAGATTCTCAAAGAGCTGGAGCAAGTGTTGGAAGAGTACAAGGATTTGAAGGCGTGA